DNA sequence from the Bacteroidota bacterium genome:
AGTTATTTAAACCTACAGGATTATTTCCAACTTGAAGGCCTAGCATATAGACTAGTTCCAATAAAAAACGTAAGTACAGATGGGCAGGTTGGCAGAGTAAATACTGAAGTAATGTATGAAAACCTGATGAATAAATTCAAATGGGGAGGAATGGATTCAAAAGACTTATGGATGGATGAAAACAACATAAGAATGACTATGAACTTCCGCAACAATTTCAATAGGTTAGCTGATGCATTGTTGAAAGAAGGAAAAAAAGACAAGGCTATTGAGGTGCTTGATAGAGCAATGGAAGTAATGCCTGCCAAGAATGTTCCGCTGAACTTTTTTGTTATGTATTTTGCGGATACATATTATAAAGCGGGAGCAACAGAAAAAGCAAATGAATTGATTAAACAATTAGGTGAATTGTATATCGAAGATTTGAATTATTATGCTTCCCTTGATGACAGGTACGCAAAAACCATTAACAGAGAAATGGAACAGGGTATGCAGATTTTAAGGCAAGTGATGTTTATGGCCTCAAGCAACGAACAGGAAGAACTTACCGAACAATTACAAGCACAGCTTTCCTTAATTCCAGCAGGTAAAAGCTTGCTTTTTAAAGATATTAGGGGTAAATTTTTTCCTCAATAATGTTCCCGGTCAAGCCTCCATATTTGCTGCAAGCAATTTTTAGCAGTTTTATATGGAGGTATGAACCATCTGAAAAAAAAAGCCTTTATCTTACTTTTGATGATGGTCCTGAACCTCAAGTTACCCCTTTTGTACTTGATATATTAAAACAATATAAAGCCAAAGCAACTTTTTTTTGTGTAGGAGAAAACGTGCACAAAAATCCGGACTTATATAAAAGAATTTTAATTGAGGGACATAAAACAGGAAACCATTCCTATAACCATTTGAATGGTTGGAAAACAAAATCAGAAAATTATATTAATAATATTCAAAAGTGTGCATTAGTAGTAAATTCAAAACTATTCAGGCCTCCCTATGGAAAAATAACTCCAAAGCAAGCAAAATTACTAAGGCCTTTTTTTAAAATTGTAATGTGGGATGTTTTAAGCGGCGATTACAGCGAACAAAATTCCGAAATGAAATGTTATGAAAACATTGCAAATCATGCAAGTAATGGATCAATTATTGTTTTTCATGACAGTTTAAAATCAAAAAAAAACGTATTAAGTGTTTTACCAAAAACACTTGAACATTTTTCAAAAAAAGGATATTCATTCCTACCCGTTCCTGATTAATATATTGTATTCTTTTTTTTGAATCTAATGGTAAATTCAGAACCATGTCCTAGCTTACTTTTTACATGCAATGAGACATTCACCTCTAACAACAAATTGCGGGTTATTACAAGTCCTATACCCAGTCCCCCTATTTTCCTGGTAAAAAAGGGTTGAAACAATTTTGTTTTATCGCACTCACGTATACCTGATCCATTATCAGCAATTTTAACAGAATAAGAAAGTTTATCCTCGCTTGATGTTATTTGAAGAATCCCTTTTCCTGTTTCCATGGATTCAACTGCATTGATAATAATATTAAGAAATGCTATGCGAAAATTATCATGCTGTGATAAGGGAACCGATTTGTCAATACAAAACGACTTCTCAATTGCAACTTTTTTAAGATTGATCCGATCCGATGCAAGAAAAAGGCTCTCCTCTAAAATTCCATTAATTGAATTATCAAGGCTTTTGGACTCCTGCCCTTTTTGTACAAAATCAACAATAAGTTGATTCATTCTGCTGCAATTTCTGGCTATTATTTCAAGACTTTTGCTTAGGGTTTCCTTATCGGGATTTTTGTTTTTTATTTCTTCTAATAAATAATCACAAGATAATATTACATTGGTTAAAGGATTCCTTAATTCATGGACCATTGTAAATTGATTTGCTTTATTTATTTTCCCTTTACTTGCTTTTATTTTTATAATCGACATGTTAATTTTCCGGGTTTTGAAAAAAGTCTTACATTTTAGAGTCTACAAAAGTAGACCTTAAATAATAAATCATCAAGTATTTTAGCCTTTATTATTCGTTTGTCGTAAAAAAAGTGATACTTGTCGAAAAATATAAAAAAAGAGACTGCTAATCAATTAATTATATTTTAAAAAAAAACAAAAACAGAATCATCTAAAAAAAATACCAGGTAATTTTATCAAGTTAATCGAAATAAACATTAATTTAATCTAAACCTATTTTGTCCATAAATCATGTTTCAGCTGAATAGTAAACCAAAAATTTTTGTTCTTTTAATTACTGAATCATTCTAATATAAAAATTACTTTTGCTTTATTTAATATTGTAAAAATGGATGTTGATTATCTTATTGTTGGACAAGGAATTGCAGGAAGTTTATTGGCCGAGGAACTTATTAAACGGAATAAAAAAATTATTGTAATAGATAATAATCATCAAAGTTCTTCCTCCCTTGTTGCTGCAGGTTTATACAATCCAGTTGTTTTTAAACGATTTACCAAAAGTTGGATGGCTGATGAGCTTATTCCTTTTGCAATAGAAACATATACCCACCTTGAAGAAAAATTAAAAGTAAAATTTCATTTCCAAAAAAACATCATTAAGGTTTTTGCCTCTGATGATGAATTTAATCTTTGGGAAAAACGAAGATTGGAAAATCATTTTATGCTTTCTGCCATTAAACACAATAAGGAATTGGAAAATTCAATTCATGCTCCTTGGGGTACTGGAGAAGTAAGTCATGCAGGAAATGTAAATTTGCCCCTGCTTCTTTCTTCTTTTAATAA
Encoded proteins:
- a CDS encoding polysaccharide deacetylase family protein, with translation MFPVKPPYLLQAIFSSFIWRYEPSEKKSLYLTFDDGPEPQVTPFVLDILKQYKAKATFFCVGENVHKNPDLYKRILIEGHKTGNHSYNHLNGWKTKSENYINNIQKCALVVNSKLFRPPYGKITPKQAKLLRPFFKIVMWDVLSGDYSEQNSEMKCYENIANHASNGSIIVFHDSLKSKKNVLSVLPKTLEHFSKKGYSFLPVPD
- a CDS encoding HAMP domain-containing histidine kinase, producing the protein MSIIKIKASKGKINKANQFTMVHELRNPLTNVILSCDYLLEEIKNKNPDKETLSKSLEIIARNCSRMNQLIVDFVQKGQESKSLDNSINGILEESLFLASDRINLKKVAIEKSFCIDKSVPLSQHDNFRIAFLNIIINAVESMETGKGILQITSSEDKLSYSVKIADNGSGIRECDKTKLFQPFFTRKIGGLGIGLVITRNLLLEVNVSLHVKSKLGHGSEFTIRFKKKNTIY